A single region of the Synergistota bacterium genome encodes:
- a CDS encoding aldehyde ferredoxin oxidoreductase — protein MSYAGRILRVDLSRGKVRVEELCVDTARAFIGGRGYASKILYDEIDPKVDPLSPENKLIFATGPLTGTPAPTGGRYMVVTKGPLTGTIACSNSGGFWGAELKSAGYDMIVFEGAADKPVYLYIKDDEVELRDASHLWGLDTHATTDKLLEEVNDSRAKVACIGPAGENLVKIACVIND, from the coding sequence TTGTCGTACGCGGGTAGGATTTTGCGGGTTGACCTGAGCAGGGGCAAGGTCAGGGTTGAGGAGCTGTGTGTGGACACCGCGAGAGCCTTCATAGGCGGAAGGGGTTACGCTTCAAAGATCCTCTACGATGAGATAGATCCTAAGGTGGATCCTCTCTCTCCCGAAAATAAGCTGATTTTCGCTACCGGTCCTTTAACGGGTACTCCAGCTCCCACGGGCGGAAGATACATGGTTGTGACCAAGGGACCGCTTACTGGAACGATAGCCTGTAGTAATTCCGGGGGATTCTGGGGTGCTGAGCTGAAGAGCGCAGGCTACGATATGATCGTGTTTGAGGGAGCTGCGGATAAGCCTGTATATCTCTATATTAAGGACGATGAAGTTGAGCTTAGAGATGCCTCTCATCTTTGGGGACTTGATACCCACGCTACAACGGATAAGCTGCTTGAGGAGGTTAATGATAGTAGGGCGAAGGTGGCGTGTATAGGCCCAGCCGGCGAGAATCTCGTTAAAATAGCCTGTGTTATAAACGATAA